A genomic window from Flavobacterium azooxidireducens includes:
- the deoC gene encoding deoxyribose-phosphate aldolase, with translation MDIKQYLDSTYLKTAEQAGLSFEENKKVVQGFISEAIQERFKLIMIRPDMVALAKKMISEAKSKVLIGTVIGFHEGTVSIEEKLSEAKKAIEDGADDLDFVVNYELFKVGQSSLVKEEVLKCTQLGLSHNKTVKWIIEVAALTDQQIVQLSALIKNVVIANFKEDSYSSVFVKSSTGFYKTQDNKPNGATVSTIIMMLENSSPLPVKAAGGVRTYQEAIEMINLGVKRIGTSSAKAIAAGLVADGNY, from the coding sequence ATGGATATCAAACAATATTTAGATTCAACGTATTTAAAAACAGCTGAGCAAGCCGGATTGTCTTTTGAAGAAAATAAAAAAGTAGTTCAAGGTTTCATTTCCGAAGCCATTCAAGAACGCTTTAAACTTATTATGATTCGACCGGATATGGTTGCATTGGCAAAAAAAATGATTTCAGAAGCCAAATCAAAAGTGTTGATAGGAACTGTTATTGGTTTTCATGAAGGAACAGTTAGTATTGAAGAAAAACTTTCAGAAGCAAAAAAAGCTATTGAAGACGGTGCAGATGATCTGGACTTTGTTGTTAATTATGAATTGTTTAAAGTCGGTCAATCAAGTTTAGTGAAGGAAGAAGTTTTAAAATGTACACAACTCGGATTATCGCACAACAAAACTGTAAAATGGATTATTGAAGTTGCCGCTTTAACAGACCAACAAATTGTGCAATTATCTGCATTGATAAAAAATGTTGTAATTGCCAATTTTAAAGAAGACAGCTATTCGTCAGTTTTTGTAAAATCGTCTACTGGTTTTTATAAAACACAAGATAACAAACCTAACGGAGCAACAGTTTCAACCATCATAATGATGTTAGAAAACAGTTCTCCGTTGCCTGTTAAAGCAGCGGGTGGAGTACGAACGTATCAAGAAGCAATAGAAATGATTAATCTTGGCGTAAAAAGAATAGGAACTTCTTCAGCAAAAGCAATTGCAGCAGGATTGGTGGCAGATGGTAATTATTAA
- a CDS encoding energy transducer TonB, with product MRNLDDYPNVKHNGKIYFQLGLLASLIAVYFIIELETPASDLDAFERKQPIDLSEKDYIHDFTIEKEPQKEIAKVEPKPKLTPHKPVVDTFKPIDNSNPEPENVETASPDDTPLENLIPTETPTTSLTADIPTVKKSSYEGYELDELPTFAACSGLKGDAQKVCFNEQMKKYLQRNLQYPETARENNKQGSVYVEFVINSNGSISGVKPANAAKFNDKDLEKEALRVISKLPNLKPGKIKGEPVNVRYTIPITFRLSK from the coding sequence ATGAGAAATTTAGATGACTACCCAAATGTAAAGCACAACGGAAAAATTTACTTCCAACTTGGGCTTTTGGCAAGTTTAATTGCTGTTTATTTTATTATTGAATTAGAAACTCCGGCATCAGACCTAGATGCTTTTGAAAGAAAACAACCGATTGATCTTTCAGAAAAGGATTATATTCATGATTTTACTATTGAAAAAGAACCTCAAAAGGAAATTGCAAAAGTTGAGCCCAAGCCGAAATTAACACCTCATAAGCCGGTTGTTGATACATTTAAGCCAATTGACAACAGTAATCCTGAACCTGAAAATGTTGAAACAGCTTCACCTGATGATACGCCTTTGGAGAATCTTATCCCAACAGAAACACCAACAACTTCATTAACAGCAGACATTCCAACAGTGAAAAAAAGTTCTTATGAAGGATATGAATTAGACGAATTGCCAACTTTTGCAGCTTGTTCAGGTTTAAAAGGAGATGCTCAAAAAGTCTGCTTTAATGAACAAATGAAAAAGTACTTGCAAAGGAACTTACAATATCCTGAAACAGCACGAGAAAACAACAAACAAGGTTCGGTTTATGTAGAGTTTGTTATTAATTCAAATGGTTCAATTAGTGGTGTAAAACCTGCAAATGCGGCAAAATTCAACGATAAAGATTTAGAAAAAGAAGCCTTAAGAGTAATCAGTAAATTGCCAAATTTAAAACCCGGAAAGATAAAAGGTGAGCCGGTTAATGTGCGTTATACAATCCCAATTACATTTCGCTTAAGTAAATAA
- a CDS encoding energy transducer TonB → MEPKKNSNVDPKRNSSLYFQLGLAAIAILSYLAIELKTYEKDLSGLEKKVDNSFLDEDVPVTMQLNTPPPPPPPPPPAPEVIKIVEDKKEIKEVEIQSTETNQKEEVVKAERVVVAEVEEPEVDVPFAIIEDVPLFPGCESVAKDKRKDCFQEKIQAHIKKNFTYPDAAIDAGHQGKVFVSFVIEKDGSVSIANMRAPYPTLEKEAKRIMTKLPKMTPGKQRGKPVRMTMSIPITFKLDQ, encoded by the coding sequence ATGGAACCAAAAAAGAACTCAAATGTTGACCCTAAGCGAAATAGTTCGCTCTATTTTCAGCTTGGATTAGCTGCTATTGCTATACTTTCTTATTTAGCAATAGAATTAAAAACATATGAAAAAGACTTATCTGGTCTTGAAAAGAAAGTGGATAACAGTTTCTTAGACGAAGATGTGCCGGTTACAATGCAATTGAATACACCACCGCCACCGCCACCGCCACCGCCACCAGCTCCAGAGGTTATTAAAATTGTAGAAGATAAAAAGGAGATCAAAGAAGTTGAAATTCAATCTACTGAAACAAACCAAAAAGAAGAGGTTGTTAAAGCAGAAAGAGTGGTTGTTGCAGAAGTGGAAGAACCAGAGGTTGACGTTCCTTTTGCAATTATCGAAGACGTTCCTTTGTTTCCAGGTTGTGAAAGCGTAGCTAAAGACAAAAGAAAAGACTGTTTTCAAGAAAAAATTCAGGCTCACATTAAGAAAAATTTTACCTATCCGGATGCAGCAATAGATGCAGGTCACCAAGGAAAAGTATTCGTGAGTTTCGTAATAGAAAAAGATGGTAGTGTGTCAATTGCAAACATGAGAGCACCTTACCCAACTTTGGAAAAGGAAGCAAAAAGAATTATGACTAAACTTCCGAAGATGACTCCAGGAAAGCAAAGAGGAAAACCAGTTAGAATGACGATGAGTATTCCAATTACTTTCAAATTAGATCAATAG
- the gcvH gene encoding glycine cleavage system protein GcvH — MNIPSNLKYTKDHEWVSLEGDVATVGITDFAQKELGDIVYVEVETLDQTLDKDEVFGTVEAVKTVSDLFLPLAGEIIEFNEDLETKPESVNTDPYGDGWMIKIRVSNPNDFADLLTSEAYKDLIGA, encoded by the coding sequence ATGAATATACCATCAAATTTAAAGTACACAAAAGACCACGAATGGGTTAGTTTAGAGGGAGACGTTGCTACTGTAGGAATTACCGATTTTGCCCAAAAAGAATTAGGCGATATTGTTTATGTAGAAGTAGAAACCCTTGATCAAACATTGGATAAAGACGAAGTTTTTGGAACTGTAGAAGCAGTAAAAACCGTTTCCGATTTATTTTTACCTTTAGCTGGTGAAATTATAGAGTTTAATGAAGACCTTGAAACCAAACCGGAAAGTGTGAACACAGATCCGTATGGAGATGGGTGGATGATAAAAATTAGAGTTTCTAATCCAAACGATTTTGCTGATTTATTAACCAGTGAAGCTTATAAAGATTTGATTGGTGCATAA
- the sov gene encoding T9SS outer membrane translocon Sov/SprA yields the protein MKTTYNYNFVVSIKACFFWLILLLSFTAFSQEDDDLETPTDSVGYNVGKVELNNPPSIVSAYTYDPVTDRYIYNSKLGEFNINYPVILTPKEYEELVLRESMRNYFKQKLDAIDGKKEGSEDAKKDLLPRYYVNSGFFETIFGSNTIDVQPRGSVEIDLGVRYTKQDNPSFSPRNRTTTTFDFDQRINMSLTGKVGTRLNVNANYDTQSTFAFQNLIKLEYAPEEDAILQKLEVGNVSMPLNNTLIRGAQSLFGVKAQLQFGRTTITGVFSEQKSQTRSVTAEGGGTVQDFQMFALEYDADRHFFLSQYFRNRYDGSLRQYPMIDSRVQITRIEVWITNRQNRVNTSQEGNNLRNIIALQDLGEAQLPGLTDAEVVGIDPIPPGFFNVMANTPSKNSNNDFDPALIQSGSGLLRPQIREIVTSNEGFNYNAVEGLDYSKLENARKLTPNEFTYHPQLGYISLQQKLANDEVIAVAYQYTIGDDVYQVGEFGNDGVESTVVDPGTNIPVTQCLVLKMLKSNLTNVDKPIWNLMMKNIYQIPGAFQLEQEDFRFNILYSDPSPLNYITLTNPLPSPEDEVSETPLLRVFNVDRLNYTNDPQQGGDGFYDFIPGLTVDSQNGRLIFTTVEPFGKHLFEKLKSSPGEDYNNTITGYNANQNKYVYRSMYRSTQAAALQDSEKNKFLLRGRYKSSGGDGIPIGAFNVPRGSVVVTAGGRTLAEGIDYTVNYQLGRVRILDPSLQASGTPINISVENNSVFGQQTRRFMGVNVDHKFSDKFQIGATYLRMTERPFTQKSSFGQESVNNSIFGFNGNYSTEVPFLTRLVNKLPNIDTDVPSNISVRGEVAFLKPGTPKADNFDGESTLYVDDFEGSQSTIDMKSALAWSLSSVPLHNNESTYNFGETLTGRDTGFKRAKLAWYTVDPIFYTSQRPNSISDEEMALNRTRRIFINEIFPVTDIAQGQQTVINTLDLTYFPTERGPYNYNPLTTSDNTLPNPETNFGGIMRAINSTNFEQGNVEYIQFWMMDPYHGTDEFNPANTGEIYLNLGEISEDVLKDGRKQYENGLPGVGSTQPTIPTFWGKVPASQSLIYAFDTEDGNRALQDVGLDGVNDEEEAQLDGLPAVFQGFTDPAADNYQFYLDATGNVIERYKNYNGLERNSPVNVSDNNRGNSTLPDTEDINRDNTMNTINAYFEYKIEVAPNMVVGQNYITDIVPVAAIPPSSSGPGLPEARWLQFKIPVSQFQNRIGSISDFRSIRFMRMFMTGFTEEMTVRFGVLELVRGEWRRFLGTLDPNETVAEDEDDNTAFDVQSVNIQENSNRTPVRYIMPPGVNREQLFNNNTVINQNEQSLSLRVAQKNTSLPGGLEPEDSRAVFKNLEVDMRQFEKLKMFIHAEAIENNVDANRLQDDEMVAFIRFGNDFTQNFYQVEIPLKVTPHGATVPEEVWPEANEIDLNLALLTQLKILAINGANPNPDEIYFQDEDQLDPSTASKPNKLRLGIKGNPNFGLVRTLMIGLRNTKTGQVELESIRGEVWFNELRVAGLKNKGGYAAILNVDANAADFATVSATGRMSTIGFGALEQGVNERSREDMQQYDIVTNINVGQLLPKKWGINLPFNYAIGEQTITPEYDPFNQDIRLEQLIDITPDAAERENIEKRAVDYTKRKSINFIGVRKERGAEQKARVYDVENFTLSHSFNEVEKHNYEIEDFIDQQTRTSVDYAHTFQNKPIEPLKSNKFLKKSQYWKLLSDFNFNYLPSNINFSTNVIRQFNRQQFRQVEVEGIPLSALYRRNYLFNYQYGFNFNLTKSLKLNYTVSRSNIVRNYFDEQGFPEEENRIFDDYWNIGTPDQHNQQFVLNYEIPLNKLPFLTFLKSNYSYTGTYSWMRSSDALSTFETEDGFVYDLGNTIQNSGSHRLNATMNMDMFYKYIGLTKGPKKPATQPKPAAPKPGEKIVSTRQPQQSEGSVFMDGLIGVVTSVKNIQINYTQNEGTVLPGYTQSLGFFGTSKPTTGFVFGLQDDVRYEAARRGWLTIYPEFNQNYTQVVTKQLNGTAKVDLFPDFTIDLTADRNYMENYTEQYDVESGIYNSRSPYTTGNFSISTVLIKTSFSKSDEFNSAAFQDFRDNRIEIANRLAAQYYIGDIPRVTDPSNPNFGYPVGFGRNSQAVLIPSFLAAYSGKESGGVSLGAFRDFPLPNWTVKYSGLMRYKFFKDRFKRFSLQHSYKAAYTINSFRSNFEFEQNPNQLDQGGNFYNKTLIQNVNLVEQFNPLIRVDFEMQNSFKFLAEMKKDRALSMSFDNNLLTEIQGLEYVVGLGFRFKDVTFTSALADNPQGVIKSDINIRTDFSFRDNKTIVRYLDYDNNQLSGGQNIWSAKLTADYAFSKNLTAIFYYDHTFSKAVISTAFPLTNIRAGFTLRYNFGN from the coding sequence TTCTGTTGGTTATAATGTTGGAAAAGTAGAATTGAACAATCCACCAAGTATTGTCTCGGCTTATACCTATGATCCGGTTACTGATCGTTATATTTACAATAGTAAGTTGGGCGAATTCAATATTAATTATCCAGTTATTTTAACGCCAAAAGAATATGAAGAATTGGTGCTTCGCGAGTCGATGCGAAATTATTTTAAGCAAAAATTAGACGCTATCGATGGTAAAAAAGAAGGCTCAGAAGATGCTAAAAAAGATTTACTGCCGCGTTATTATGTAAACTCCGGTTTTTTTGAAACTATTTTTGGAAGTAATACCATTGATGTTCAGCCACGTGGATCAGTTGAAATAGATTTGGGAGTTCGTTATACCAAACAAGATAATCCTTCCTTTTCTCCACGAAACAGAACAACTACTACTTTTGATTTTGATCAACGGATAAACATGAGTTTAACCGGAAAAGTTGGAACAAGATTAAATGTAAATGCCAATTATGACACGCAATCAACATTTGCATTTCAAAACTTAATTAAGTTAGAATATGCTCCCGAGGAAGATGCTATTCTGCAAAAGTTAGAAGTAGGTAACGTTAGTATGCCGCTAAACAATACTTTAATTCGTGGTGCACAGAGTTTATTTGGAGTGAAAGCACAGTTGCAATTTGGGCGAACAACAATTACCGGTGTTTTCTCCGAACAAAAATCACAAACACGCTCCGTAACCGCAGAAGGAGGAGGAACAGTGCAAGACTTTCAAATGTTTGCTTTGGAATATGATGCAGACAGACACTTTTTCCTTTCTCAATATTTTAGAAACAGATATGACGGTTCTTTAAGACAATATCCAATGATTGATAGCCGTGTTCAAATTACACGTATCGAAGTTTGGATTACGAATCGTCAAAACAGAGTTAATACTTCGCAAGAAGGAAATAATTTAAGAAATATTATTGCTCTTCAAGATTTAGGAGAAGCTCAATTGCCCGGATTAACCGATGCCGAAGTTGTAGGGATAGATCCAATTCCTCCAGGTTTCTTTAATGTGATGGCTAACACACCTTCCAAAAACTCTAATAATGACTTTGATCCAGCTTTGATTCAAAGTGGTAGTGGTTTGTTGCGTCCACAAATTAGAGAAATAGTAACTTCAAATGAGGGGTTCAACTATAATGCTGTTGAAGGATTAGATTATTCAAAACTAGAAAATGCCAGAAAATTAACGCCCAATGAATTTACTTATCATCCACAATTAGGGTATATTTCGCTTCAGCAAAAATTAGCAAACGACGAAGTTATTGCAGTAGCCTATCAATATACAATCGGAGATGATGTCTATCAAGTAGGAGAGTTTGGAAATGATGGTGTAGAATCAACAGTTGTAGATCCGGGAACAAATATTCCTGTAACTCAATGTTTGGTTTTAAAAATGTTAAAAAGTAATTTAACAAATGTTGATAAGCCAATTTGGAATTTGATGATGAAAAACATCTATCAAATACCGGGTGCATTTCAACTTGAACAAGAAGATTTTAGATTTAACATTTTATATTCGGACCCATCACCTTTAAATTACATTACATTAACCAATCCGTTGCCTTCGCCTGAAGATGAAGTTTCGGAAACGCCACTATTAAGAGTTTTTAACGTTGACCGATTAAATTATACAAATGATCCGCAACAAGGTGGAGATGGGTTTTATGACTTTATACCCGGTTTAACTGTTGATAGTCAAAACGGACGATTGATTTTCACCACCGTTGAACCTTTTGGTAAACACTTATTTGAAAAATTGAAATCAAGTCCTGGTGAAGATTATAACAATACAATTACGGGATATAATGCCAATCAAAATAAATATGTTTACCGCAGTATGTATCGCAGCACGCAGGCGGCCGCACTTCAGGATAGTGAGAAAAACAAATTCTTACTTCGCGGACGTTATAAATCTTCTGGAGGAGACGGAATTCCAATCGGAGCATTTAACGTACCAAGAGGATCGGTGGTTGTAACGGCTGGCGGACGAACATTGGCAGAAGGAATTGATTATACCGTAAACTATCAATTAGGAAGAGTTAGAATTTTAGACCCTTCACTTCAAGCATCTGGAACACCAATCAACATTTCGGTAGAAAACAACTCCGTTTTTGGTCAGCAAACAAGACGTTTTATGGGAGTGAATGTGGATCATAAATTTTCAGATAAATTCCAAATTGGTGCAACCTATTTAAGAATGACAGAACGACCATTTACACAAAAATCTTCGTTTGGTCAAGAGTCTGTAAACAATTCTATTTTTGGATTTAATGGAAATTATTCAACAGAAGTTCCTTTTTTAACTAGATTAGTAAATAAATTACCAAATATAGATACAGATGTTCCCTCTAACATTTCTGTTCGTGGTGAAGTCGCTTTCTTAAAACCAGGTACACCAAAAGCAGATAATTTTGATGGTGAATCAACATTATATGTAGATGATTTTGAAGGTTCTCAATCAACAATTGATATGAAATCTGCATTAGCTTGGAGCTTGTCTAGTGTGCCGCTTCATAATAATGAAAGTACCTATAATTTTGGTGAAACATTAACGGGAAGAGATACAGGTTTTAAAAGAGCAAAATTAGCATGGTACACTGTAGATCCAATTTTCTATACAAGTCAAAGGCCAAATAGTATTTCTGATGAAGAAATGGCTTTAAACAGAACAAGAAGAATCTTTATAAACGAAATTTTTCCTGTAACAGACATCGCTCAAGGACAACAAACTGTTATCAATACTTTAGATTTAACCTATTTCCCTACAGAGCGAGGACCATACAATTACAATCCTTTAACAACATCAGACAACACATTGCCAAATCCGGAAACAAATTTTGGAGGGATTATGCGAGCCATAAATTCTACTAATTTTGAACAAGGAAATGTGGAGTATATTCAGTTTTGGATGATGGATCCTTATCATGGAACAGACGAATTTAATCCGGCAAATACGGGAGAAATTTATTTGAACTTAGGAGAAATTTCAGAAGATGTTTTAAAAGACGGAAGAAAGCAATATGAAAATGGTTTGCCGGGAGTAGGCTCAACTCAGCCAACCATACCTACATTTTGGGGTAAAGTTCCTGCTTCTCAATCGCTTATTTATGCATTTGATACAGAAGATGGAAATAGAGCTCTTCAAGATGTTGGTCTAGATGGTGTTAATGATGAAGAAGAAGCTCAATTAGACGGATTGCCTGCTGTTTTTCAAGGTTTTACAGATCCGGCGGCAGACAACTATCAATTCTATTTAGATGCAACCGGAAATGTGATCGAACGCTATAAAAACTATAATGGTTTAGAAAGAAATTCTCCTGTAAATGTTTCAGATAATAATAGAGGAAATTCAACCTTACCGGATACAGAAGATATCAATAGAGATAATACGATGAATACGATTAATGCGTATTTTGAATATAAAATTGAAGTAGCTCCCAACATGGTAGTTGGTCAAAATTATATAACAGACATTGTTCCTGTTGCAGCAATTCCACCAAGCAGCAGTGGGCCTGGTTTACCTGAGGCAAGATGGCTTCAATTTAAAATACCTGTATCTCAATTTCAAAATAGAATTGGAAGTATCTCAGATTTTCGTTCCATTCGATTCATGAGAATGTTTATGACCGGATTTACAGAAGAAATGACAGTGCGTTTTGGTGTTTTAGAATTAGTACGTGGCGAATGGAGAAGATTCTTAGGTACATTAGATCCAAATGAAACTGTAGCAGAAGATGAAGATGATAATACAGCTTTTGATGTTCAATCTGTCAATATTCAAGAAAATAGCAACAGAACACCAGTTCGATATATAATGCCTCCTGGAGTTAATCGTGAGCAATTGTTCAATAACAATACCGTTATTAATCAGAACGAACAATCGCTTTCTCTTCGTGTTGCCCAAAAAAATACTAGTCTTCCTGGAGGTTTGGAACCAGAAGATTCAAGGGCTGTATTTAAAAATTTAGAGGTAGACATGCGTCAGTTTGAAAAACTAAAAATGTTTATTCATGCCGAAGCAATAGAAAATAATGTTGATGCAAATAGATTGCAAGACGATGAAATGGTTGCTTTTATCCGTTTTGGAAATGACTTTACGCAAAACTTCTACCAAGTTGAAATTCCGCTGAAAGTTACGCCTCATGGAGCAACCGTTCCAGAAGAAGTTTGGCCGGAAGCTAATGAAATCGACTTAAATTTAGCATTGCTTACTCAGCTTAAAATTTTAGCAATCAATGGAGCCAACCCTAATCCGGATGAAATTTATTTTCAAGATGAGGATCAATTGGATCCTTCAACAGCATCCAAACCCAATAAACTTCGTTTAGGGATAAAAGGAAATCCAAACTTTGGATTAGTAAGAACGTTGATGATTGGATTGCGAAATACCAAAACGGGTCAGGTTGAATTAGAAAGTATTCGAGGTGAAGTTTGGTTCAATGAATTACGTGTAGCCGGATTAAAAAATAAAGGTGGATATGCCGCTATTTTGAATGTAGATGCCAATGCCGCCGATTTTGCTACAGTTTCTGCAACCGGTAGAATGAGTACTATTGGTTTTGGAGCTTTAGAACAAGGCGTAAATGAAAGAAGTCGAGAAGACATGCAACAATATGACATTGTAACCAATATCAATGTTGGTCAGCTGCTTCCAAAAAAATGGGGAATTAATTTACCGTTTAATTATGCTATTGGCGAACAAACCATTACGCCAGAGTATGATCCTTTTAATCAAGATATCAGACTCGAACAACTAATTGACATAACACCGGATGCTGCAGAAAGAGAAAATATTGAAAAAAGAGCGGTCGATTATACCAAACGAAAAAGCATAAACTTTATCGGTGTAAGAAAAGAACGCGGAGCCGAACAAAAAGCCCGTGTGTATGATGTTGAAAATTTCACGCTTTCTCATTCGTTTAATGAGGTAGAAAAACACAATTATGAAATTGAAGATTTTATCGATCAACAAACCAGAACATCTGTAGATTATGCCCACACATTCCAAAACAAACCGATAGAGCCTTTAAAAAGCAATAAGTTTTTGAAGAAATCGCAGTATTGGAAATTATTGAGCGACTTCAATTTTAATTATTTACCATCAAATATAAACTTTAGTACAAATGTAATCAGACAGTTCAACCGTCAGCAATTCAGACAAGTTGAAGTAGAAGGAATTCCTCTATCTGCTTTGTATAGAAGAAATTATTTATTCAACTATCAATACGGTTTCAATTTCAATTTAACAAAATCATTGAAATTAAATTATACTGTTAGCAGAAGTAATATTGTTCGAAATTATTTTGACGAACAAGGATTTCCGGAAGAAGAAAATAGAATTTTTGATGATTATTGGAATATTGGTACACCCGATCAACACAACCAACAATTTGTGTTGAATTATGAAATTCCTTTGAATAAATTACCGTTTTTAACTTTCTTAAAATCCAATTATTCTTATACGGGTACTTACAGCTGGATGCGTTCTTCCGATGCATTATCAACATTTGAAACAGAAGACGGATTTGTGTATGATTTAGGAAATACTATTCAAAATTCTGGCTCTCATCGATTAAATGCAACCATGAACATGGATATGTTTTACAAATATATCGGTTTAACAAAAGGACCAAAAAAGCCGGCAACGCAACCAAAACCTGCTGCACCGAAACCGGGTGAAAAAATTGTGAGTACCAGACAGCCACAACAATCGGAAGGTAGTGTGTTTATGGATGGATTGATTGGTGTTGTAACAAGTGTAAAAAACATTCAAATAAATTATACTCAAAACGAAGGAACAGTTTTGCCTGGTTATACACAATCATTAGGCTTTTTCGGAACATCAAAACCAACTACCGGATTCGTGTTCGGACTTCAAGACGATGTGCGTTACGAAGCTGCACGTAGAGGATGGCTTACCATTTATCCAGAATTTAACCAAAATTATACGCAAGTTGTTACAAAACAATTAAACGGTACAGCAAAAGTTGATTTATTCCCTGATTTTACCATCGACTTAACGGCCGATAGAAATTATATGGAAAATTATACCGAACAATATGATGTTGAAAGCGGTATTTATAATTCAAGATCACCATATACAACAGGAAATTTTTCAATTTCAACTGTTTTAATTAAAACTTCTTTTAGTAAAAGTGATGAGTTCAATTCCGCTGCTTTTCAAGATTTCAGAGATAATCGTATAGAAATTGCTAATCGTTTGGCAGCACAATATTATATAGGTGATATTCCAAGAGTAACTGATCCGTCTAATCCTAATTTTGGTTATCCGGTAGGATTTGGAAGAAATAGCCAAGCCGTTTTAATTCCATCATTCTTAGCAGCTTATTCAGGAAAAGAATCGGGCGGAGTTTCTCTAGGTGCATTTAGAGATTTTCCTCTTCCAAACTGGACAGTAAAATATAGTGGATTAATGCGTTATAAATTCTTTAAAGATAGATTTAAGCGTTTTTCATTACAACATAGTTACAAAGCGGCTTATACAATTAACTCTTTCCGTTCTAATTTTGAATTTGAACAAAATCCTAATCAGTTAGATCAAGGAGGTAATTTCTATAATAAAACGCTGATTCAAAATGTAAACCTTGTTGAGCAATTTAATCCATTGATTCGAGTAGATTTTGAAATGCAAAACTCATTTAAGTTTTTAGCCGAAATGAAAAAAGATAGAGCATTATCTATGAGTTTCGATAATAATTTGCTTACCGAAATTCAAGGATTAGAATATGTGGTTGGACTTGGTTTTCGATTTAAAGATGTCACTTTTACCTCTGCTTTAGCAGATAATCCACAAGGTGTGATTAAAAGTGATATCAATATTAGAACAGATTTCTCATTTAGAGATAATAAAACAATTGTACGTTATTTAGATTATGATAACAATCAATTATCTGGAGGTCAAAATATCTGGTCTGCTAAATTAACTGCAGATTATGCGTTTAGTAAAAATCTTACAGCAATTTTCTATTACGATCACACTTTTTCTAAAGCAGTAATTTCTACGGCTTTCCCGTTAACCAACATTAGAGCAGGATTTACTCTACGATATAATTTTGGAAATTAA
- a CDS encoding VanZ family protein, with product MHKKNFLILALFFWIVFITTLSLVSLNGLPKVSPENGDKYVHFIFYFVLTLLLILTLVNKFGLKRSIIISFVIAVFYGIIIEVLQGVLTENRRPELADALFNSFGSFVATIVVYLNRKRLNFIK from the coding sequence GTGCATAAAAAAAACTTTCTTATTCTTGCCTTGTTTTTTTGGATAGTATTTATCACAACATTAAGCTTGGTAAGTTTGAATGGTTTGCCGAAAGTTTCTCCTGAAAATGGAGATAAATACGTTCATTTTATATTCTATTTTGTTTTAACTTTATTACTTATTTTAACTTTGGTAAATAAGTTTGGACTAAAACGTTCAATTATTATCTCTTTCGTTATTGCTGTTTTTTATGGCATAATTATTGAAGTATTACAAGGTGTTTTAACCGAAAACAGAAGACCCGAATTAGCAGATGCTTTATTCAATTCCTTTGGAAGTTTTGTAGCAACAATTGTTGTTTACCTAAATAGAAAAAGGTTAAATTTTATAAAATAA